GACGGAAGAGTGGTAAGTTCCCAAGATTCCATCGGGTAGAGCTTGTTTACTAAGAATTACGCAGTATGAATGGAATTTTGGTCGCGGAGACCGATAGAGTCTGGTTCTTCCCAACCGAAAACCAGGTAGAAATCATCGTGATAGCATATTGTCTTTGAGAGAAGACATAACGACACCTGACGTTAATTAGAAAGGGAGTTTTGAGGACCCTTACATTGCCGCATAGCATGCCACTGTTTCCCTCCCCTATTTTTCCCTTTTGGTAACATTCTAGATTTGGACAAGACAGAAAGAATTGCTGGGAGCACGGCGCGGGAGGATATTTAGTGTTTCAGAGAAAGTACTTGCACACAAGATGTTGATTTAACTGAAAAAAAAGTTGAGCCTTAATTTGCGTAGCGGGCGGTAATTGTCGCCCCTTTGTGCATGTCGTCGATCTCGAAAACGCCGCTGGTTTTGTACACAGTTCACGACTAGTATTTGTCGTGAACATCTAGTGCCGCATGTCCACCCCCGCTGTTGTTCCTTCCGTATTTACCCTTTCTTCTTCTAATCGTCATAGCCTGTCAATTGTTTCCGAGGACCCGTAGGAACTGATACAAATTAGCCTCTGTCCTGATGTCCCTATCGCATAGTCTTTTGCATTTAGAGCTTCGGAGCCAGTCATACCAGGATATGTAACGGGAATAGGCGCTGGATCAGCATCCCCGAAGTACTTTCGGATCGGAGGCACGATAGGCATGGCGATGGGACCGGCGGCGCCAATGATGACAGACCAGAAAAGCGCGGGTCGTTCACGAGCTGCCCAGCGGCAGTACTTGAGAGGGGTGGACCAGAAGACTGGCGCAGACATGATGGCCTGTATTCGAGGGAGAGAGGTTAGATCGGTCCGCGGTTTTCGAAACAGAACAGAGGGGGGTGCGCACTCAATGGGTTGAATTATCGACGTTGAGATGTGCAGGGCTGGCCGGGAGGCGGGCAAATGAGGTTGTTCCAATTGGCGATGCGCTGACAAGATCGGAAAAGACTTCTTCCGTTGCGCGACGTCACACGCCCTGGCGTGGGCGCGACGTGGTCTTGACCCAGTCATGACACCCCCCACATTGGCCTGGAAGCTCAGAGGCCAGACACAAGGCGACGTATCCCCAAGGAGCTTGTTTGGAATAGTAGCTATTCATGCCAAACTCGTGGGCAAACTGGCCGAATCTTCCCTCCACAACCCACGACGAATTGGTCCACCCCTTTTCGCTATCTAGTACGACAAACGCATTGAGTGCGTAATTCTTCAAGATGCGGTCGATTTTAGGTGCAGCTGCCGTTCTCTTCGCCGCTGCTGTCTCGGCCGTCAGCACCGCTGGGAACCGGCTGCTGGTTGTACTTGATGACGTGGCAGAGAAGGAGAACTACAAGCAATTCTTTGGTGATTTGACAGGTAAGAATGCGGCCGATGCCATGCG
The DNA window shown above is from Metarhizium brunneum chromosome 1, complete sequence and carries:
- the nuo9.5 gene encoding NADH-ubiquinone oxidoreductase 9 subunit, with protein sequence MSAPVFWSTPLKYCRWAARERPALFWSVIIGAAGPIAMPIVPPIRKYFGDADPAPIPVTYPVPTGPRKQLTGYDD